Proteins encoded together in one Polaribacter reichenbachii window:
- a CDS encoding GNAT family N-acetyltransferase, which yields MEIVIANESHKVYAEIICKTIEDAAQVRGTGIAKRKPEYIAAKMENGNAVIALDGGMFAGFCYIEQWGHGKFVANSGLIVHPDYRNIGLAKEIKKVIFKHSRTKFPDAKVFSITTGLAVMKLNSDLGYKPVTFSELTDDQSFWNGCQTCRNYDILTRTDRKMCLCTGMLFDPKNNNKEASVEVKENVFKKLKDMKQNLFLKKNKK from the coding sequence ATGGAAATTGTAATTGCAAACGAATCACATAAGGTATATGCAGAAATAATCTGCAAAACCATAGAAGATGCTGCACAAGTTAGAGGTACAGGTATTGCCAAAAGAAAACCTGAATATATTGCCGCCAAAATGGAAAATGGTAATGCAGTAATTGCTTTAGATGGAGGTATGTTTGCCGGCTTTTGTTATATAGAACAATGGGGGCATGGCAAATTTGTTGCCAATTCTGGTCTTATTGTACATCCTGATTACAGAAATATTGGTCTTGCTAAAGAAATAAAGAAAGTAATTTTTAAACACTCAAGAACCAAGTTTCCAGACGCTAAAGTATTTAGTATTACAACAGGTTTAGCTGTAATGAAACTAAATAGCGATTTAGGTTACAAACCTGTAACTTTTTCAGAATTAACAGATGATCAAAGCTTTTGGAACGGTTGCCAAACCTGTAGAAACTACGATATTTTAACTAGAACAGACAGAAAAATGTGTTTGTGTACAGGTATGTTATTCGACCCAAAAAACAACAATAAAGAAGCGTCTGTAGAAGTTAAAGAAAACGTTTTTAAAAAATTAAAAGACATGAAACAAAACTTGTTTCTTAAAAAGAATAAAAAATAA
- a CDS encoding DUF2141 domain-containing protein — translation MKLIVSLLVATALFISSTITAQNKKITATVVNVTSDSGKVSFALYNKVTFMKAPIQAKNAKIVDGKSTVTFDNLEEGEYAIICFHDKNENNTMDFQPNGMPKEDYGASNNVMNFGPPSYENAKFVVTDKDVSLDIKF, via the coding sequence ATGAAACTTATCGTATCTCTTTTAGTAGCAACAGCTTTATTTATTTCATCAACAATAACAGCTCAAAACAAAAAAATTACAGCAACAGTTGTAAATGTAACATCAGATTCTGGCAAAGTAAGTTTTGCTCTATATAATAAAGTAACTTTTATGAAAGCTCCAATTCAAGCAAAAAACGCAAAAATTGTGGATGGTAAAAGTACAGTTACTTTCGATAATTTAGAAGAAGGTGAATATGCAATTATTTGTTTTCATGATAAAAATGAAAATAATACAATGGATTTTCAACCAAATGGAATGCCAAAAGAAGATTATGGAGCTTCTAATAATGTGATGAATTTTGGACCACCTAGTTACGAGAACGCAAAGTTTGTAGTTACTGATAAAGATGTATCTTTAGATATCAAATTTTAA
- a CDS encoding argininosuccinate synthase gives MKKLVIAYSGGLDTSYCAVSLSKEYDVHAVSVNTGGFTSEEIKHIESNAYKMGVTTYKNIDAVATFYNKVVKYLIFGNVLKNATYPLSVSAERIIQAIEIIEYAKSIDAEYIAHGSTGAGNDQVRFDMIFQTLAPGIKIITPIRDQKLARQEEIDYLKSEGIDMNWEKSKYSVNKGLWGTSVGGVETLKSEKPLPSEAYPSQLEKEGEEKVTLTFKNGEFVALNGQENAPEVNIENLNNIASKFAIGRDIHVGDTIVGTKGRVGFEAAAALITVKAHHLLEKHTLTKWQLQHKEYLSSFYGMHLHEGQYLDPVMRDTEAFLQSSQKMVSGNVVVSLKPYHFSLDGIVSDHDLMSSAFSTYGEENKAWTADDAKGFIKILGNQNKIYQQVNK, from the coding sequence ATGAAAAAATTAGTAATTGCATATAGTGGTGGTTTAGATACTTCTTATTGTGCTGTAAGTTTATCTAAAGAATATGATGTACATGCTGTAAGTGTAAATACAGGAGGTTTTACATCCGAAGAAATTAAACATATAGAAAGTAATGCTTACAAAATGGGCGTTACAACTTATAAAAATATCGATGCTGTTGCCACTTTTTACAATAAAGTAGTTAAGTATTTAATTTTTGGTAATGTTTTAAAAAATGCCACTTACCCACTTTCTGTAAGTGCAGAAAGAATTATTCAGGCCATAGAAATTATTGAATATGCTAAAAGCATAGATGCAGAATATATTGCGCACGGAAGTACTGGTGCAGGAAATGATCAAGTGCGTTTTGATATGATTTTTCAAACTTTAGCGCCAGGAATTAAAATTATTACGCCAATTAGAGATCAAAAGTTAGCAAGACAAGAAGAAATAGATTACCTAAAATCTGAAGGGATTGATATGAATTGGGAAAAATCTAAATATTCTGTAAACAAAGGTCTTTGGGGAACAAGTGTTGGTGGAGTTGAAACTCTAAAATCAGAAAAACCTTTACCAAGTGAAGCTTATCCTTCTCAATTAGAAAAAGAAGGTGAAGAAAAAGTTACATTAACTTTTAAAAATGGTGAGTTTGTTGCTTTAAACGGACAAGAAAATGCTCCTGAAGTTAATATTGAAAACTTAAATAATATTGCTTCTAAATTTGCAATTGGTAGAGATATTCATGTAGGTGATACAATTGTTGGTACAAAAGGTAGAGTTGGTTTTGAAGCTGCAGCTGCTTTAATTACAGTAAAAGCTCATCATTTGTTAGAGAAACACACACTAACTAAATGGCAATTACAACACAAAGAATATTTATCTAGTTTTTACGGAATGCATTTGCACGAAGGTCAATATTTAGATCCTGTAATGAGAGATACAGAAGCATTTTTACAAAGTTCTCAAAAAATGGTATCTGGTAATGTGGTAGTTTCTTTAAAACCTTATCATTTTTCTTTGGATGGAATTGTATCTGACCACGATTTAATGTCGAGTGCTTTTAGTACTTATGGAGAAGAGAATAAAGCTTGGACAGCAGATGATGCCAAAGGATTTATTAAGATTTTAGGAAATCAAAATAAAATATATCAACAAGTAAATAAGTAA